From the Longimicrobium terrae genome, the window CCCCTGTCGCGCATCCTGTTCAGCACCGAACAGATCGCGGAGCGCGTGCGCGAGATCGGGCGCGAAATCACGGAGGCCTATCCCAAGGACGAGGAACTCCTCGTGCTGGGCACCCTCAAGGGCTCGTTCATCTTTCTGAGCGACGTGGTGCGCGAGATCGCCCGGCCCATGGAGGTGGACTTTCTGATCGCCTCCAGCTACGGCGGGGGAACCGTCAGCACGGGCGAGGTGAGCCTGCTGTACGACTCGTCGTCGGTGCTCACGGGCAAGCACGTCATTCTGGTGGAAGACATCGTCGACAGCGGCACCACCCTCAACCGCCTTCTTCCGCAGCTGCGGACGCACAACCCGGCGTCGCTGGAAGTGTGCGCGCTGCTGCACAAGCACATCGCCCGCGACCTGGTGCTGGAGCCCCGGTGGGTGGGCTTCGACTGCCCGCACGACTTCGTGATCGGGTACGGGCTGGACCACTCGGAATACTTCCGGAACCTGCCGTTCATCGGGGTCATTCAGCCCTGAACGGCCGCTTCCGTTCGCATCGATCTTGAACGCGGGCCGCCCCTGCGGCGGCACCGCGACTGAAAGACGCAGTCATGGCAGACGAAGAAAAGGGCACGCCCCGTCCGCAGCCGCCCAAGATGGGCCGCATCACGCGTACGTCTCTCTTCTGGATGGCGCTCATCGCGCTGTCCATCGCCACCGTTCAGCTCACCAGCAGCCGCGGTGCGCGCGTACGGCCCATCGACTACACCGAGTTCACCACGCATCTGCAGAACCGCAACGTGGACTCGGTGCAGGTCATTGACGGCGCCGTTCTGCGCGGTCACCTGCGCCAGCCCACCATGGTGGGGCAGACGCCGGTGCACCGCTTCACCACGCGCGCGCCCGTCAAAGACTCCGAAGAGCTGATCAAGCTCATGCAGGCATCCGGCGTGCACATTTCGGCCACCGAGGCGCCCGTCAGCGTGGCGCAGGTGCTGATCACCGCGCTTCCCTGGGTCCTGTTCATCGCGTTCTTCATCTTCATCACGCGACAGATGCAGGCCAGCGGCAACAAGGCCTTCCAGTTCGGCAAGAGCAAGGCGCGCATGCTCAACGCCGACACGCCCAAGATCACGTTTGACGACGTGGCCGGGGCGGACGAGGCCAAGGCCGACCTGCAGGAGATCGTGGAGTTCCTCAAGGATCCCAAGAAGTTCAGCCGGCTGGGCGGGCGCATTCCCAAGGGCGCGCTCCTGGTGGGCCCCCCGGGAACCGGCAAGACGCTGCTGGCCCGCGCGGTGGCGGGTGAGGCGGGGCGTCCGTTCTTCTCGATGAGCGGATCGGACTTCGTGGAGATGTTCGTGGGCGTGGGCGCCAGCCGCGTGCGCGACCTGTTTGAGCAGGGCAAGGCGCATGCGCCGTGCATCATCTTCATCGACGAAATCGACGCGGTGGGCCGCCACCGCGGCGCCGGTCTGGGCGGCGGGCACGACGAGCGCGAGCAGACG encodes:
- the hpt gene encoding hypoxanthine phosphoribosyltransferase, which produces MPDTELTLARTGGRPLSRILFSTEQIAERVREIGREITEAYPKDEELLVLGTLKGSFIFLSDVVREIARPMEVDFLIASSYGGGTVSTGEVSLLYDSSSVLTGKHVILVEDIVDSGTTLNRLLPQLRTHNPASLEVCALLHKHIARDLVLEPRWVGFDCPHDFVIGYGLDHSEYFRNLPFIGVIQP